From a region of the Halanaerobium hydrogeniformans genome:
- the cobT gene encoding nicotinate-nucleotide--dimethylbenzimidazole phosphoribosyltransferase has product MKTLEKTLNEINELDQKMMDKAQIRLDQLTKPQGSLGKLEEMAIKLAGIYGELFPELQNKVHIIMAGDHGVAEEGVSAYPQSVTTQMVHNFLANGAAINVLAEGSGAKLKIVDIGMIEDIDNDLLVKAKIKAGTENMTKGPAMTREEAVGALEVGIEQAKKAVEEGADIISTGEVGIANTTPSSAVLAVFTGLDLNKVVGKGTGLNEEGVKNKIDVIQRAIDYNKPDKEDALDVLASVGGLEIAGMAGVMLGAAAMKKAVVIDGLISAAAALTAYKLCPGVVKYLFPSHKSAEPGHIKIYEELNLEPYIDLQMRLGEGTGAVLALPFFDQAVNIIRDMATFEEAGVSKEND; this is encoded by the coding sequence ATGAAAACACTTGAAAAAACTTTAAATGAAATTAATGAACTGGACCAAAAGATGATGGATAAAGCTCAAATAAGGTTAGATCAACTTACAAAACCTCAGGGGAGTCTGGGTAAGCTGGAGGAAATGGCTATAAAACTGGCAGGGATTTATGGTGAACTTTTTCCTGAGTTACAAAACAAGGTTCATATAATTATGGCAGGTGATCATGGAGTAGCAGAAGAAGGGGTTAGTGCTTATCCCCAATCTGTAACAACACAAATGGTACATAATTTTTTAGCAAATGGAGCAGCAATAAATGTTCTAGCAGAAGGTTCTGGTGCAAAATTGAAAATTGTTGACATCGGTATGATAGAAGATATTGATAATGATCTTTTAGTCAAAGCTAAAATCAAAGCTGGTACTGAAAACATGACCAAAGGACCTGCCATGACAAGAGAAGAGGCTGTAGGAGCTCTGGAAGTAGGTATTGAACAGGCGAAAAAAGCTGTAGAAGAAGGTGCAGACATTATATCTACAGGAGAGGTTGGCATTGCAAATACAACCCCAAGCAGTGCAGTTCTGGCTGTATTTACTGGTTTAGACTTAAATAAAGTTGTGGGTAAAGGTACCGGACTTAACGAAGAAGGGGTAAAAAATAAAATTGATGTAATTCAAAGAGCAATTGATTATAATAAGCCTGACAAAGAAGATGCTCTGGATGTTTTAGCTTCAGTGGGTGGTTTAGAAATTGCTGGTATGGCAGGAGTAATGCTGGGAGCAGCAGCAATGAAAAAAGCAGTAGTTATTGATGGATTAATCTCAGCTGCAGCAGCACTAACAGCCTACAAATTATGCCCCGGAGTTGTAAAATATTTATTTCCTTCTCATAAATCAGCGGAACCCGGTCATATAAAGATTTATGAGGAACTTAATCTTGAACCTTATATCGATCTCCAGATGAGACTTGGTGAGGGAACAGGTGCAGTACTTGCACTGCCATTTTTTGATCAAGCAGTTAATATTATAAGAGATATGGCAACTTTCGAAGAGGCCGGTGTTAGTAAAGAAAACGACTAA
- the cobD gene encoding threonine-phosphate decarboxylase CobD — MEHLHGGNLIKAAKKSGFEPEELIDFSANINFLGPPEIILDEIKRNVKGIENYPEANAKRIKKLIAEHHQLSKQSVTVGSGASELIYQITKVLKPKKVMVVDPTFSEYELAAKSIGAEVCHFKLKKENDFKIDSTKVIAELSEDIDLIFICNPNNPTGALLNLNKIEEILAAASAKDILFVLDEAFIDFLSAAEDYTALKLLDKYSNLIIMRSLTKLFALPGLRLGYTLAAEDISIDLEKNRDPWSVNYFAQLAAEIIFTERKEIEQYLEKSFKKIAAEKNYLYSNLQQIEDLKVFKANANFIFIDISETGLSAKKLQNKLLESKIMIRNCDSYNGLEDDYIRIAIKDRKNNELLINNLKKILNQS; from the coding sequence ATGGAACATCTTCATGGAGGAAACTTAATCAAAGCTGCAAAAAAGAGTGGGTTTGAACCTGAAGAATTAATTGATTTTAGTGCAAACATAAATTTTTTGGGGCCTCCAGAAATTATCTTAGACGAAATAAAAAGAAATGTTAAAGGAATTGAAAATTATCCTGAAGCTAATGCCAAAAGAATTAAAAAATTAATTGCTGAGCATCATCAGCTTAGTAAACAGAGTGTTACAGTTGGCAGTGGAGCATCAGAACTAATTTATCAGATTACAAAAGTGCTAAAACCAAAAAAAGTTATGGTTGTAGATCCTACATTTTCTGAATATGAACTAGCTGCAAAAAGCATAGGTGCAGAAGTATGTCATTTTAAGCTTAAAAAAGAAAATGATTTTAAAATTGACAGCACAAAAGTTATTGCAGAGCTTTCTGAAGACATAGATTTAATCTTTATCTGTAATCCAAATAATCCAACTGGTGCTTTGTTAAATTTAAATAAAATTGAAGAGATACTTGCTGCAGCCAGTGCTAAAGATATTTTATTTGTGCTTGATGAAGCTTTTATAGACTTTCTTTCGGCTGCTGAAGATTATACAGCTTTAAAACTTTTAGATAAGTATTCTAACTTGATTATTATGCGTTCGCTGACTAAATTATTTGCTTTACCCGGTTTGCGCTTGGGATATACTCTGGCAGCAGAGGATATAAGTATAGACTTAGAAAAAAATAGAGATCCCTGGTCTGTTAATTACTTTGCTCAACTGGCTGCTGAAATTATTTTTACAGAAAGAAAAGAGATTGAACAATACCTTGAAAAAAGTTTTAAAAAAATAGCTGCAGAAAAAAACTACCTATATTCGAATCTGCAGCAAATTGAGGATTTAAAAGTTTTTAAGGCAAATGCTAATTTCATATTTATAGATATTAGTGAGACAGGACTTAGTGCAAAAAAATTGCAGAATAAATTATTAGAATCAAAAATAATGATCAGAAATTGTGATAGTTATAATGGTTTAGAAGATGATTATATTCGGATTGCTATAAAAGACCGTAAAAATAATGAGCTTTTAATTAATAATTTAAAGAAAATATTAAATCAAAGCTAA
- a CDS encoding GHMP kinase, whose amino-acid sequence MQGVRVRVPGSCGELIQGSIDGNDFLVSCPINLYSRVNVHFDQTIENIKINKYAPRTQQAVELLLKKYELPKKGIKIDINTDLINAAGMASSTADITASLAAIMILLKGEIDINLLTNIAIKIEPSDSVFLDGLHIFNHRSGKDAEYLGEAPEMDIMLFKEPGLVDSLKFNKNKKLAFLNKNKEDIIKKALSILKKGIREEDCRLIGKASTLSSFAHQHILPKKSLAKLVEITDQKEGIYGVNIAHSGTLIGILVAKNFIETELLLEIKENLPELKFLNRVKLISGGIEMRVDNGTSSWRKLNQSCKKEWV is encoded by the coding sequence GTGCAAGGAGTAAGAGTTAGAGTTCCAGGCAGCTGTGGAGAACTTATTCAAGGCAGTATCGATGGCAATGATTTTTTAGTATCCTGTCCAATTAATCTATACAGTCGGGTTAATGTTCATTTTGATCAGACAATTGAAAATATAAAAATAAATAAATATGCACCTAGAACCCAACAAGCTGTAGAGCTTTTATTAAAAAAGTATGAACTACCCAAAAAAGGAATAAAAATAGATATTAACACAGATTTAATAAATGCTGCTGGAATGGCTTCTTCTACAGCTGATATTACGGCTTCTCTCGCAGCGATAATGATTTTGCTAAAGGGAGAAATAGATATAAATTTATTAACAAATATTGCGATTAAAATTGAGCCTAGTGACAGTGTATTTCTTGATGGTCTTCATATCTTTAATCACCGCAGTGGTAAAGATGCTGAATATTTAGGGGAAGCACCGGAAATGGATATAATGCTTTTTAAAGAACCAGGGTTGGTAGACTCTCTAAAATTTAATAAAAACAAAAAACTTGCTTTTTTAAATAAAAACAAAGAAGATATAATAAAAAAAGCTCTTTCTATTCTTAAAAAAGGAATTAGAGAAGAAGATTGTAGATTGATAGGTAAAGCGTCAACATTAAGCAGTTTTGCCCATCAGCATATTCTCCCCAAAAAGAGTCTTGCAAAATTAGTTGAAATAACTGATCAAAAAGAGGGGATATATGGGGTTAATATTGCTCACAGCGGAACATTGATTGGAATTCTGGTTGCAAAGAATTTTATAGAAACAGAACTATTATTAGAAATAAAAGAAAATTTACCTGAACTAAAATTTTTAAATAGAGTTAAACTGATTTCAGGTGGTATAGAAATGAGGGTTGATAATGGAACATCTTCATGGAGGAAACTTAATCAAAGCTGCAAAAAAGAGTGGGTTTGA
- the cbiB gene encoding adenosylcobinamide-phosphate synthase CbiB: protein MGSIYLLIAALIIDLIISDPSFLPHPVVLIGNLIKFLENKLRKNNQSKKTQKIWGLILVIIVITSSYIITALIIRGALFLNYYFAYIVNLLLLSSCLALKGLVDSGKKVYSALKEDDLKTARKKVNMIVGRDCSSSSREDVIRAALESLAENTSDGIIAPMFFYLIGGTPLAVSYKAVNTLDSMLGYKNEKYINFGRAAAKLDDLFNYFPARITGFSFIAASIIFAYDFRAAFKIMRRDAGKHPSPNAGYPEAAAAGALSLRFGGYNYYQGEQSFRAYLGDKIKEFEINDILRMNKLIYFSVLIFIAVSAIVKTGIQLLIL, encoded by the coding sequence ATGGGCTCTATATATTTATTAATTGCAGCCCTAATTATTGATCTTATTATTTCTGATCCGAGTTTTTTACCACACCCGGTTGTTTTAATAGGTAATCTTATAAAATTTTTGGAAAATAAACTAAGAAAAAATAATCAAAGCAAAAAAACCCAAAAAATTTGGGGATTGATTCTGGTGATTATTGTAATTACTAGCAGCTATATCATAACTGCTTTGATTATCAGGGGAGCTTTGTTCTTAAATTATTATTTTGCCTACATCGTTAATTTATTGCTTTTAAGTTCCTGTTTAGCATTAAAAGGACTTGTTGATTCAGGTAAAAAAGTATATTCTGCCTTAAAAGAGGATGACTTAAAAACTGCCAGGAAAAAGGTTAATATGATAGTAGGTAGAGACTGCAGCAGTTCAAGTAGAGAAGATGTTATAAGAGCTGCTTTAGAGAGTTTAGCAGAAAACACTTCTGATGGTATTATAGCTCCAATGTTTTTTTATCTCATAGGAGGAACTCCACTTGCGGTAAGCTATAAAGCTGTTAACACTCTTGATTCTATGCTCGGTTACAAAAACGAGAAATATATTAATTTTGGTAGAGCTGCTGCTAAATTAGATGACTTATTTAATTATTTTCCAGCTAGAATAACCGGGTTTAGTTTTATAGCGGCTTCTATTATCTTTGCCTATGATTTTCGAGCCGCATTTAAGATTATGAGAAGAGATGCAGGAAAACATCCCAGCCCAAATGCTGGTTATCCCGAGGCGGCTGCAGCAGGAGCACTTTCTTTAAGATTTGGTGGCTATAATTATTATCAGGGAGAACAAAGTTTTAGAGCTTATCTGGGAGACAAAATTAAAGAATTTGAGATTAATGATATTTTAAGAATGAATAAATTAATCTATTTTTCAGTTTTGATATTCATAGCTGTTTCAGCAATTGTAAAAACAGGAATTCAGCTATTGATATTATAA
- a CDS encoding cobyrinate a,c-diamide synthase: MNRNRLLIAGSRSGVGKTTISLGIMRALKNRGLNVQPFKVGPDYIDPGFHTIMCENNSYNLDSYFLGRKGVKEIFLKKSAEADISIIEGVMGLYDGKGADSVSSSAEIAKILETPVVLVIDAGKLAQSAAAVVYGYKNYDSELNLKGVIINNISSKRHYKLLKEAVEAEKVGVEVLGYLPRNIEIELPERHLGLVPAGESSGVIDYGEKLSSLIEEYIDLERIKLLASSAKNLTLAELKKQNITTVNSDMSFISDDFKNRVLENEIKIGVAYDQAFNFYYQSNLDMLKAAGAEIIYFSPITDKSLVEVDFLYLGGGFPESFLEELSANSAFKKDLLSKVNSGLPLYAECGGLMYLCSSIKNFNGKSYAMTSILPLEVEMEDSLQEMGYREIESISDNILFKKGEKARGHVFHYSKISGPINEQELNYQYKASKGGYSVNDNVLASYLHLHFASNPKIVENILQSAVKYKQKREV; the protein is encoded by the coding sequence ATGAATAGAAACAGGCTGTTGATAGCAGGCAGCAGAAGTGGAGTCGGCAAAACAACTATTTCTCTGGGTATTATGAGAGCATTAAAAAACAGAGGTCTCAATGTTCAGCCCTTTAAAGTAGGGCCAGATTATATTGATCCTGGTTTCCATACCATAATGTGTGAAAATAATTCTTATAATCTTGACAGTTATTTTTTAGGCAGAAAAGGTGTAAAAGAAATCTTTTTAAAAAAATCAGCAGAAGCTGATATCTCTATAATTGAAGGTGTTATGGGATTATATGATGGTAAGGGTGCTGATTCTGTGAGCAGTTCAGCTGAAATTGCCAAAATACTTGAGACCCCTGTTGTACTGGTTATAGATGCAGGAAAATTGGCTCAAAGTGCTGCAGCTGTTGTTTACGGTTATAAAAATTATGATTCTGAATTGAATTTAAAAGGTGTAATCATCAACAATATAAGCAGCAAACGCCACTATAAATTACTAAAAGAAGCAGTTGAAGCTGAGAAAGTCGGAGTTGAAGTGCTTGGCTATCTGCCCCGTAATATAGAAATTGAACTTCCCGAAAGACATCTGGGTTTAGTTCCAGCTGGCGAAAGCAGTGGAGTTATTGATTATGGCGAAAAATTAAGCTCTTTGATTGAAGAATATATTGATCTTGAGAGGATAAAGCTTTTAGCCTCTTCAGCAAAAAATTTAACTTTAGCAGAATTAAAGAAGCAAAATATCACTACAGTAAATTCTGATATGTCCTTTATTTCTGATGATTTCAAAAATAGGGTATTAGAAAATGAAATAAAAATCGGTGTTGCATATGATCAGGCATTTAATTTTTATTATCAAAGCAATCTAGATATGTTAAAAGCTGCTGGTGCAGAAATAATATATTTTAGCCCTATTACCGATAAAAGCTTAGTCGAAGTTGATTTTCTTTATCTGGGTGGTGGTTTTCCCGAAAGTTTTTTAGAAGAGCTTTCAGCAAATTCAGCTTTTAAAAAAGATTTACTTTCAAAAGTTAATTCTGGTCTGCCGCTTTATGCTGAATGTGGTGGTTTGATGTATTTATGCAGTAGTATCAAAAACTTTAATGGGAAAAGCTATGCTATGACTTCAATTCTCCCTTTAGAGGTTGAAATGGAAGATAGTCTGCAGGAAATGGGCTATAGAGAGATTGAATCAATTAGTGATAATATATTATTTAAAAAAGGTGAAAAAGCTAGAGGACATGTTTTTCATTATTCAAAAATATCTGGCCCTATCAATGAACAGGAATTAAATTATCAATATAAAGCTTCAAAAGGTGGTTACAGTGTAAATGACAATGTCTTGGCTTCTTATCTTCATTTGCATTTTGCTTCCAATCCTAAAATTGTTGAAAATATTCTGCAGAGTGCAGTTAAATATAAGCAGAAGCGGGAGGTTTGA
- a CDS encoding cobalt-precorrin 5A hydrolase: protein MGQLNKAETKIAIIALTSGGKNLALNLLKKMDGIEIYLPEKMKEKSGNYNYYSSLQDLTAELFKSYDGLVFVMALGIVIRMIAPHLQSKKSDPAVVTIDEKGNNVISTLSGHLGGANKLSLDIAQKIGANAVITTATDCHNLEAIDLLAQRIGCEIQPFTRLKYANAALVNGKKLNIFTDYQLEIETNEQINIVPLKLREKKDCRNKKNKMNNSCQEAEFSVVISNEKLKLQKDELQLIPQNIIIGIGCRKNVPELKITEAVDDLLQELKLHKKSIKKIATIDLKKDEKGILDFAEKNKLDIEIVDRTEIEKIEADLNIEKSKFVKKITGIAAAAAPAAILSSGKGNLIMDKRKFSGITLAVFEEEFGNE, encoded by the coding sequence ATGGGGCAGCTCAATAAAGCTGAAACTAAAATAGCCATTATTGCCTTAACTTCAGGTGGAAAAAACTTAGCGCTTAACCTGCTAAAAAAAATGGATGGTATTGAAATTTATCTACCTGAAAAAATGAAAGAAAAGAGTGGAAATTACAATTATTATAGTTCACTTCAGGATTTAACGGCAGAACTTTTTAAAAGCTATGATGGGCTTGTTTTTGTAATGGCACTTGGGATAGTTATAAGGATGATAGCTCCCCATTTGCAGAGTAAAAAAAGCGATCCTGCTGTTGTCACAATTGATGAAAAAGGCAATAATGTCATCAGTACACTTTCTGGCCATTTAGGTGGGGCAAATAAATTAAGTTTAGATATTGCTCAAAAAATAGGAGCTAATGCAGTAATAACAACTGCGACAGACTGCCATAATTTAGAAGCAATCGATTTGCTTGCTCAAAGAATCGGTTGTGAAATCCAACCATTTACCAGGCTTAAATATGCCAATGCTGCTCTTGTAAATGGAAAGAAGTTAAATATATTTACTGATTATCAATTAGAAATTGAAACTAATGAGCAGATAAATATTGTTCCGCTTAAGTTAAGAGAAAAAAAGGACTGCAGAAATAAAAAAAATAAAATGAATAATAGTTGCCAGGAGGCAGAGTTTAGTGTAGTCATCTCTAATGAAAAGCTCAAGCTGCAAAAAGATGAATTACAGTTGATTCCTCAAAATATTATTATTGGTATTGGCTGCAGAAAAAATGTACCTGAACTTAAAATCACTGAAGCTGTAGATGATTTATTACAGGAATTAAAGCTTCACAAAAAAAGCATTAAAAAAATTGCCACTATTGATCTTAAAAAAGACGAAAAGGGTATTCTCGATTTTGCAGAAAAAAATAAATTAGATATTGAGATAGTTGATAGAACTGAAATTGAAAAAATAGAAGCAGATTTAAATATCGAAAAATCTAAATTCGTAAAAAAAATAACAGGTATTGCTGCAGCAGCAGCACCTGCAGCAATATTAAGCTCTGGAAAAGGAAATTTAATTATGGATAAGAGAAAGTTTTCAGGGATTACACTTGCAGTATTTGAGGAGGAATTCGGTAATGAATAG
- the cobK gene encoding precorrin-6A reductase: MIWILAGTSDSYRLIEKLKENIDINIIATAATDYGKKLLDEKFAVKAIRKRLSEAEMQDFINEHAIKYIIDASHPFAEELSRNAILAAEKSEIVYLRYERKSLDLSIYPDKALIKVKNYLEAAEEADKFHRIFLSTGSKTADIFVENIDNFTERLFFRILPAEKFLKKLIKLGLTPANIAALQGPFSREFNQAMFKEYKADVLVTKASGNRGGLKTKIEAALELNIPIIIIERPEILYPQKFEEINNLIEYLKNN; this comes from the coding sequence ATGATCTGGATACTTGCTGGTACTTCAGACAGTTATCGGCTGATTGAAAAATTAAAAGAGAATATCGATATTAATATAATCGCAACTGCAGCTACTGATTATGGTAAAAAGCTACTGGATGAAAAATTTGCAGTCAAAGCTATCAGAAAAAGATTAAGTGAAGCTGAAATGCAGGATTTCATAAATGAACATGCTATCAAATACATAATCGATGCCAGCCACCCTTTTGCTGAAGAGCTGTCCAGAAATGCAATTTTAGCTGCAGAAAAAAGCGAGATAGTATATTTGCGTTATGAAAGGAAAAGCCTTGATTTAAGCATCTATCCAGATAAAGCTTTGATAAAAGTAAAAAATTATCTGGAAGCTGCTGAGGAGGCTGATAAATTTCATAGGATTTTTTTAAGCACAGGTTCTAAAACTGCAGATATCTTTGTAGAGAATATTGATAATTTTACGGAAAGACTTTTTTTTAGAATACTGCCAGCTGAAAAGTTCCTTAAGAAATTAATAAAATTAGGATTAACTCCTGCTAATATAGCTGCTTTACAGGGGCCTTTTAGTAGAGAATTTAATCAGGCCATGTTTAAAGAATATAAAGCAGATGTGCTGGTTACTAAAGCCAGTGGAAATAGGGGTGGCCTGAAAACAAAAATTGAAGCAGCCCTTGAACTTAATATACCAATTATAATTATCGAAAGGCCAGAAATTCTTTATCCACAAAAATTCGAAGAGATTAATAATTTAATCGAGTATCTTAAAAATAATTAA